ccatgtgcactaatgccccctaaactggacacttttccaccctcagtccatttcaaatgagctcaggcccagagaaggtggcagcatttctggatcctgtttatatttggtttcttctttgtgttttagagttttaacttgcatttgtggatgcagtgatgaactgtgttcacaggcagtggttttcagacgtgtttctgagcccatgcagtgatttccactacagaatcatgtcattttttaatgcagtgctgcctgagggcccaaagatcatggccagcaaatactggttttggtattgacctgttgtcaatcaaccaccaggtgtttttctTAGCATTTCACAACTTCACCAGCATTTTGTTCTcccgtcccagcttttttggaacatgttgttagcatcaaattcaaaatgggcgaatataaaaaaaaaaaaatcaaatttctcagtttcacgGTTTTACATCTGGTCTCTGTACTATCTTCAGAAAAATATaggctttaaatgatttgcacatcattgcattttgtttttgtttatattctgcacagcatcccaacttttttggaaatggggttgttgAAGTTGGTTCAACTTTCTGCTTatcacaatccaaataaacacattaagtGATGTTAacgtctggactctggggcggtcagttcACTTTTCagctccttttctcagtaagaatggatacacatcctttcagacccacagcgctgagttgtcttctcacagtggaaagatggatgtggattcagatctgaagcagctttgatgtttatctgatggggacagttttggtggcccTACCACCAACTTCTCAACCATCacttaaaaggggaattccactgacgTTTTCAGTGTGATTCAAtcgttaaaatgtaaacaaagtcattcagaatggtttgatgtgaaatgctccattctagaaagAATTAGAGTCGCGGTGGCGGTGAGGGGTACCAGACATCTCAAATGTTTTACGCCTCTAAAAggttcctcacagaaagtttttacgcaaaatggttctgaatgcaccccccgtgaccctgacggagaagcggcttagaaaatggatggatggatggagggttctgaacacactgcctgagacattgttttacagtaggtTTGAGAAGATTTGGGGTTATGTTTTAAGGTTTGTTCATGGCCGATAGGTGCACACAGGGcattatgaggcaaaatagtccccaaagaaagcttaTCGttcttttaccatcatcaacagtACATGAGGTTCActggccgacagcacatgactgaggtgtccttgagcaagacacctaaccccccaactgctccccgggtgctgcggattgggctgcccactgctccgggcaagtgtgctcactgcccactagtgtgtgtgtgctcactagagtgtatgtggtatttcacttcatggatgggttaaatttccccgttgtgggactaataagggtctcttaataacTTAAAAGGGCTATATTTGTGGTTCCACTACTTATCGTGACTGTAAAGGAACAAAGTTTCTCTTCAGAgcgctctgaacgactttgtttacatcttaatgcaGATCGTTTTCGGTGTGCATTGCGCAAAACATTTCCTTGACAAATGAGAGGGCTGTTTGGAACTGATGGAAAGCAAGACAAAGTGGCAGGAAATCCTGATTCCTGGCTGGGAATTGTGTGATTACAGATTCAAACTGTGCCGTGTCCTCCTCAGCAATAATTATCAATGTGCTTGCAAACAGATTTTTTTGAGGTGCTTGTTTGAGTCAGAAAAGACACAGGCAAGCTGTTAAAATGAGTCAGTCTAATGCACTCTGAAAAGAGACACGCTTCCCTATGAGGGATGAGGCATCAAGAAGctcagtctgtctctgtgtgcaCATCAGCCTGTCAGAACTGCTTGCCTGATGCAGCCAGACAGCTCCTCATCCAGGCCCTGAAGGTAGCTCGCATAGTTACATATTAGACATACTAATGATGTTTGCTTCtagcttgctctctctctctctctctctctctctctctctttctctttaaatGGTATATCAATGGAGTCCAGTATACTTTGTCCAATTATACTGTCCTGACAATATGCTTAGAGATAGAATAAACAATGTCCTGCTAGCAGTGGATAatgataacttcacaggagaaggaaaaaactactttacttttaatgtaagtcaatggaaccagacctttttccaagtcatttggagccgtttcttttggtctgttcatcatagaatttacacacaacataaaggacagtAGTTTCTTTCAATTGATgttagaaactgaaaaatgacataaaatggaaatacaaggtctTGGCAGCTCTAGTTTCTGTCTGAATGTGGACGTGACTGCTTATGTTAAAGTTTTGCTGTACTAGATTTCTCAGTCACTGATTCAGTCACTGGGCTGCAAACAAAGCCATTAGTGGGTGGTATGACTTGAAACGTGCCACTCTGGAGAAGCTCACCAACTTGTGATGCCGTGATTTTTAGTGCACAACATAGCATATGCCCCTGCCATGAATGTGTgattaaaagtagttttaggccaaaatgtaatcaaaactattccaaaatgctgttttaaatcaggttttcaaaatcatttcatttaataactttgtGTGTAGTGGCTTTAAGAGGCAGAACACTCCTCAGGTTTCTGTTTTTTGACTCATCAAAGTTTCTCTattcatttcacaccaaatcactctgattGATCTTGTTTATATCTGAAGGATTTCATTAAGCTGAAAGTTTCCCCTTCTGTATTATGCAAGTACATCTGTGCAAAACAGAAGTTCAAAGTACCTAAAATTGTGCACAAAGGAAGTGCACATTGGTTGCGCAGCATTTCAGATACAGTGCATAGTCCTTTCTCCTTGATGGTTCCTTTAAGCACAGTTCCACGACAAAGACTATGCCGTATACACAGCAGGAATACCCAGAGTTTCATGTTACCCAGCTAAGGCAACACTATGGCTATTATAAGCACAGAGACTCTGTAGTCTtcaaaatgcagaaaataaatgaaagcaccACTTGTATGCACTTTTCTTTAGAAATGCTTACTCATCTACATATACAAACTTATATTTAGTTGCTCGGCTGGCTCATCATCTAATGCTTCTTTTGTTTCTCCACAGGTCACAGAATGAGGCAGGTCTCCCGTAGGTAAAATGATTCATAGTGGAAACAATAATCAAGTGACAAACAGCACAACTACTCGGCATCAATCATCAGCGAGACTTATGGTAAAGAGAACTTTCATTCAGGACATATGACTAAAGTTGACTCATATTTACTTGGATATAACAAACTGGACGACAGATAGCCGCATAGCAGACCATTCAAGCCTTAATATGGAGGTTGAACGGCAAGAAATCACAGCGGGTGACCCCATCTCCAAGGCCACCCATAATAAGGCAGATGAAGAGAAGAATCAGGGCCATAACTGTGAGCTCTGTGGTAGAACTTTTCCCTTCCTAAGCTCTCTGTCCCAGCACATGAGGAAGCACACTGGGGAGAAGCCGTACAAGTGTCCCCATTGCCAGCACCGCTCAGCGCAGAAAGGCAGTCTGAAGGCCCACATTCGCAGCCACAAGCTGGACAGCATGAATCAGAGCCCAGGAGTTGGTGATGAGGAGGCAGAagatgagggagagaaggaaggaggggTACCTGAGGAGCAGGGTGGTTGTTCCAGCCCAACAGAAAGCACCTCTGCCTGCAATAAGGTGGTCAATGGCGAGGAGGCCACTAAAGCCAGAAAGAAAGGGGCTAAAAAGGAGAGGACATCCAATGAGGGAGGCAAGCAGTGTTCACTGTGTAGGAAGAGGCTCCGGAGTCAGGCCGAGCTGGAGCAGCATATGCAAGACCTCCATGATGCCTCACAGGAGGAGCACCCACAAGCCCGAATGGAGAAGACCCATCCCGTGGAAGAAGAATCCATGATCGAAGAAGGCCCTGGCGTGgaagaagcagagaaagagaatgaactTGTCAAAGGGGACTTTCCCTGCGATCAGTGCGACCAGGTGTTTACTCAAGCCTGGTTCCTCAAAGCCCACATGAAGAAGCATCAGAGTGCCCTTGATCACGGTTGCCGCATCTGTGGCCGGCGCTTCCGTGAGCCCTGGTTCCTGCGCAGCCATATGAAGACCCATGGCACCAAGGCCAAGCCCAAGAGTGACTCTGAACCTCCCGCTACAGTCAACAATGTTTCACAGGATGAAGCTTCCTTGGTGAATGAGGTATGCCTGTACGAACTGTGCGCCAAGTGTGGGAACTTCTTCCATGACCGCAAGAGTCTGCGATTGCACGAGCGAGTCCACAATACAGAGCAACCTTCCAACAAGAGTGATGATATTTTATCCCCTGCCACCAAGAGACGCTTCATGGAGTGCCTGAACCTGCGAGCGGCGGGTGAGATGGAGAAGCTCTCGGAGGGGAGCTTTGGCAAGAGAATCCCAGAGTTGGACCCTGTGAGCAGCTACCAGGCATGGCAGCTGGCCACCAGGGGCAGGGTGGTGGAAGTTTCTGAGAAGAGCTTGGGCTGGGAGGAGAGGCTAGCAGATGCAGACGTGGCCTACGATCAGGAAAAGGGCGAGTATGTGTTGCTGAGacaagaaaagaggaaaaaacagctGGATGCCTCCCTGAGCATCCCAAATAAGAAGAAGCGAGGGACAGTGACCCACAGTTCAAGCAACTCCAGCAGCAATGCCGATCAGCAGAGAAACAGCGGGCAGGTGTCTACGGGAGATGGTAGCGCTGAGAGTTTGAGTGACTCTGAGTACCGACCCTCTCCTCGCCATAGCCGGAAGAATTCCCAAAACAAGACCTCGGAGTGCTTGGAGTGTGGAAAAGGCTTCCGAACTCAGCAACAGATGGTGATCCACATGCTCATAAGACATGGTGGCATGAGCGACAGCATGAATGGGGTTTCACTGCAAGAGAGTCTGTTTGGTAAAAGGCAGCCCAGTCTTTCTAAACCCGGGGACTCTGCTACAGACGTCAAGGACCAAAGTCAGAGGATACAACCTGAAGCTACAGGTAAGGGAATAACTCATTTTATTGTGATGACCTTGACGCTTAGTTCCACATGTTGTGTTGATTCATAAGGCCAAACAGTTTTGCTTAAGTTCAGATTTCAAGAGATACTAATTTACGTGCTGAAAGAGGCTGATTTTTCCATTCAACATTTGTACTGCAAGCAGTGGAAAGCTGGCtgaattgtggaacaggtggaAGTGAAGGACATTCACTCCACAGAAAGGGATGAACTGTGAGCGGAGTGAGAATAATATGCAGGATATAGACTCTGCCACTGCTGCATTTATTCCCTGGATGAAAAGATATGGCAGTAAAGTAAAGGATTAATGATGGATAATGCGAGGCAGGTTTAGCTGCTGCAGTGACTCAATGTGTGTAGACGGTTTGGAAGTACAGTGAGATTTCCTTTGTTTGATTTCACCAACTAAACTGAGCAATATCACCTTTGTATATGGGCTCATATTTTGGTCTCAGAGCATGGAATTTAGTGGGGTGTATGAAAAGGCGCAAAAAAAACGATTATGTTGTTATTAGCGGCGGAGGAATCTGTCTCACATGCAGCGACTATATTCAATTACACCAAAAGCTTTACATGTGCAAGCTTTTGAAACAGAGGGCTTTAGGCATTGACTGTGTAATCCAGGATCCCGAGTAATGGAGCAGGGAGACATCTTGTGGGAAAATGCCGAAGCACAGTCGAATCTGGAACAGTGGCTTTCCGTGCATTTTACCACATGGCATATAGCAGTGTCCTTATATTCGCTGATTTAAGGAGGTGCTTATTGAGGTATAGAAGTCGGACAGGAAGTCAGGGGGCAAATGGAAACATCTCAAAGAAattattttgtgaaaaataacattttgacAATTCTCTACTTACCCTAGACGTAGTTCATCAgtcaaggcatgtttggtgtccaaattttgtcCTATTAGTTACGTTGCTAACacacactagaagtcaatagtcacccaaatcttttctttaAATGCATCCTCAGAACTTCTCTCAGCCTGTTCAAACCATATCCAGTCTGTTTAATGTATGATTTACtatagaaatggacaaaaacgtCATCATGTTGCCAAATGCAACATTTCAGGCAACAGGTGTCAAATTCCGATGCTCATTCTTAAGTGTGAAAATAAAGTTTTGGTCCTATTTATAGATCACAGTGTGTCAGACTGTATCTTAAACCAAGtctgtgtgaccttaatgaagagttAGTGAAGAGCTGGGTGTGGTTTGAGCAAGTTGAGAGACATTATGAGGATgtagatttgggtgactattgacttcttgTGTGtgttagcaacgttagcctcATAGTTCCAGTGGAAAACgaaatgtcttggctgaccaaCTACTAATCCAGGGTTAACTTTCTAGATGtgttttacttctttttaaaagttattttatgtAGAGGCGTCAGCTCATTAGTCGGTCACGTTACATCAATGTAACGTAGTTGTttcaagcaaaatgatctgccagtgaAATAAGACTGTAGTGTAGAtcaaatgacttaaaacaagcacgaaatgtccagaaataagttaatttataatgtttttgcCACAATCTCATAACGAGAAATAGGAGATAAAGTCGAATGCAGAACTGGGGCACAATCGGGCAATTATATGCTTTGTTATGTCAACagatcttctacagagaacacacttctgcacattttaatgcaaaattatggatttaacataataaagataataaaacatcaaatgtggctagtgcaaaagttatggctcattttatttcgttttttttttattattattttttaaaaatatgttaaacttgACGAATAAACATAGTGCAGtataatttgcagaaaaatgccatatttaagtttgttctcttgccaagtgaaatgatcttaaacctAGTCgattatatctaatatttcccattttgcaCTGATTATAAGATTATCTAGCTTATTTCGAGacacattttacttgttttcataaaacaagctaaattattGTTTAATCAAATGacttaaaatgtcaaaaaataagGTCAATAATCTTAAATGAaacttacaacaatctcatatCTAAATATGAGAtgtattgactatatttaagaaaaGATTCCATTTTTGCGGTGCAGTATTCAATCTGATATGAACATTTTGGCATCCCTGgttaatgttttattgatttcccaataagaaataaatgaacacatttctctactggggaaaaaaaacgttAATAGGAACATTTTAGCTGTTTTag
This portion of the Pygocentrus nattereri isolate fPygNat1 chromosome 1, fPygNat1.pri, whole genome shotgun sequence genome encodes:
- the znf516 gene encoding zinc finger protein 516 isoform X1, producing the protein MEVERQEITAGDPISKATHNKADEEKNQGHNCELCGRTFPFLSSLSQHMRKHTGEKPYKCPHCQHRSAQKGSLKAHIRSHKLDSMNQSPGVGDEEAEDEGEKEGGVPEEQGGCSSPTESTSACNKVVNGEEATKARKKGAKKERTSNEGGKQCSLCRKRLRSQAELEQHMQDLHDASQEEHPQARMEKTHPVEEESMIEEGPGVEEAEKENELVKGDFPCDQCDQVFTQAWFLKAHMKKHQSALDHGCRICGRRFREPWFLRSHMKTHGTKAKPKSDSEPPATVNNVSQDEASLVNEVCLYELCAKCGNFFHDRKSLRLHERVHNTEQPSNKSDDILSPATKRRFMECLNLRAAGEMEKLSEGSFGKRIPELDPVSSYQAWQLATRGRVVEVSEKSLGWEERLADADVAYDQEKGEYVLLRQEKRKKQLDASLSIPNKKKRGTVTHSSSNSSSNADQQRNSGQVSTGDGSAESLSDSEYRPSPRHSRKNSQNKTSECLECGKGFRTQQQMVIHMLIRHGGMSDSMNGVSLQESLFGKRQPSLSKPGDSATDVKDQSQRIQPEATDKKPYTCDHCDFITSDPSAVAAHMHVQHTAIRDQGQKREALTSTFSQSHSPSTSHGGFPRLRNALLQQPYWPYTSSNHLERAAMTSTTPPSKNSDGRGGGKSKGQGEVSTEKVDASLLNLSVEADNSKEGEVQKSLVRHQCPYCSHATLYPEVLWIHQRIAHKVDSATLAPKWAPKNGLKGPKSILDFKRRTGPPPFLEGKDCPSLPQTRTFRTTPPESGPTRAKKPKPQNSSCESSSSQSKGGHTGGSAHTSKHKASNSQTDEIGTPKSRMEAQQHIATSTSTARPTASPQKTGSPKTGSRVMESSLLPPEGLRFMLSSKHNVSEQRSPKAQAPQTPSRSEPQVQDIQTSAGYDPWSRLGLPGSSSHSQPKSQQTAEGPEAFTDIFSFLKNCSPHDLAALYHHWGFSNIMMEQAGMVRSGQQQGEYVCPVCGKSFTQPSHYRTHMRSHTGERPFRCQYCPYSASQKGNLKTHVQTVHRLTFDNTQYPDRRLRHGPSDDPEHLSSPGTSHGPATS
- the znf516 gene encoding zinc finger protein 516 isoform X2 is translated as MEVERQEITAGDPISKATHNKADEEKNQGHNCELCGRTFPFLSSLSQHMRKHTGEKPYKCPHCQHRSAQKGSLKAHIRSHKLDSMNQSPGVGDEEAEDEGEKEGGVPEEQGGCSSPTESTSACNKVVNGEEATKARKKGAKKERTSNEGGKQCSLCRKRLRSQAELEQHMQDLHDASQEEHPQARMEKTHPVEEESMIEEGPGVEEAEKENELVKGDFPCDQCDQVFTQAWFLKAHMKKHQSALDHGCRICGRRFREPWFLRSHMKTHGTKAKPKSDSEPPATVNNVSQDEASLVNEVCLYELCAKCGNFFHDRKSLRLHERVHNTEQPSNKSDDILSPATKRRFMECLNLRAAGEMEKLSEGSFGKRIPELDPVSSYQAWQLATRGRVVEVSEKSLGWEERLADADVAYDQEKGEYVLLRQEKRKKQLDASLSIPNKKKRGTVTHSSSNSSSNADQQRNSGQVSTGDGSAESLSDSEYRPSPRHSRKNSQNKTSECLECGKGFRTQQQMVIHMLIRHGGMSDSMNGVSLQESLFGKRQPSLSKPGDSATDVKDQSQRIQPEATDKKPYTCDHCDFITSDPSAVAAHMHVQHTAIRDQGQKREALTSTFSQSHSPSTSHGGFPRLRNALLQQPYWPYTSSNHLERAAMTSTTPPSKNSDGRGGGKSKGQGEVSTEKVDASLLNLSVEADNSKEGEVQKSLVRHQCPYCSHATLYPEVLWIHQRIAHKVDSATLAPKWAPKNGLKGPKSILDFKRRTGPPPFLEGKDCPSLPQTRTFRTTPPESGPTRAKKPKPQNSSCESSSSQSKGGHTGGSAHTSKHKASNSQTDEIGTPKSRMEAQQHIATSTSTARPTASPQKTGSPKTGSRVMESSLLPPEGLRFMLSSKHNVSEQRSPKAQAPQTPSRSEPQVQDIQTSAGYDPWSRLGLPGSSSHSQPKSQQTAEGPEAFTDIFSFLKNCSPHDLAALYHHWGFSNIMMEQAGMVRSGQQQGEYVCPVCGKSFTQPSHYRTHMRSHTVLFESNGLMGTGVQPLQKPPNK